The Ciconia boyciana chromosome 15, ASM3463844v1, whole genome shotgun sequence genome has a segment encoding these proteins:
- the SLC8B1 gene encoding mitochondrial sodium/calcium exchanger protein, with amino-acid sequence MGQGAVGQGAMGPAGALSLAGALSLAGALVGDSGAQAAGTPLELEPGRTVPAGGDALSHGRGLDCWEVRKRNSSEWCRFVRSNPDCRLEGGFLDYVEGVFCVFPPRLLPLAVTLYALWLLYLFIILGVTAEKFFCPNLSAISTNLKLSHNVAGVTFLAFGNGAPDVFSAVVAFSDPRTAGLAIGAVFGAGVFVTTVVAGGIALVKPFTAASRPFLRDVIFYMVAVFLTFMVLYFGRITLGEALGYLGLYVFYVFTVVLCTWIHRRQRREGLAPPGPWEPEMPTDAEEQESSGTNSGDYGEEYRPLLPSRETSLRILTTALSPLDYRKWRRKPWYWRVFKVFKVPVELVLLLTVPVVDPDKDDLNWKRPLNCLHVLTSPLLCVLTLKSGAYGLYQIQGIFPVWGLVTLVGSALAIITFITTSNEEPPKYHCVFAFLGFLASAMWINAAATELVNILRTLGIIFQLSNTVLGLTLLAWGNSIGDTFSDLTMARQGYPRMAFSACFGGIIFNILVGVGLGCLLQMSSSQLVVKLEPDSLLVWILAGALGLSLVFSFVSVPAQCFQLDKAYGVCLILYYLAFLCVALLTEFRVIHLSAI; translated from the exons ATGGGgcagggtgccgtggggcagggtgcCATGGGGCCGGCCGGGGCGCTCAGCCTGGCCGGGGCGCTCAGCCTGGCCGGGGCGCTGGTGGGGGACAGCGGGGCGCAGGCAGCCGGGACCCCGCTGGAGCTGGAGCCGGGGCGCACGGTCCCTGCCGggggggatgctctgagccaCGGCCGGGGCCTGGAC tgctgggaggtGCGGAAACGCAACAGCTCCGAGTGGTGCCGCTTCGTCCGGAGCAACCCCGACTGCCGGCTGGAGGGCGGCTTCCTCGACTACGTCGAGGGGGTCTTCTGCGTCTTCCCCCCCAGGCTGCTCCCCCTGGCCGTCACCCTCTAC GCTCTCTGGCTCCTGTACCTGTTCATCATTCTCGGCGTGACGGCGGAGAAGTT CTTCTGCCCCAACTTATCGGCCATCTCCACCAACCTGAAGCTGTCTCACAACGTGGCA GGTGTCACCTTCTTGGCCTTTGGCAACGGGGCACCGGATGTCTTCAGCGCCGTGGTGGCCTTCTCCGACCCGCGGACGGCAGGGCTGGCCATCGGGGCCGTCTTTG GCGCCGGCGTGTTCGTGACCACGGTCGTGGCCGGGGGCATCGCCCTGGTCAAGCCCTTCACGGCCGCCTCCAGGCCCTTCCTCAGGGATGTCATCTTCTACATGGTGGCCGTCTTCCTCACCTTCATGGTCCTCTACTTCGGCAGGATCACGCTGGGAGAGGCTCTGG GTTACCTGGGGCTGTATGTCTTCTATGTCTTCACCGTGGTGCTCTGCACCTGGATTCACCGGCGGCAGCGGAGGGAAGGGCTGGCCCCCCCTGGACCCTGGGAGCCAG aGATGCCGACGGATGCTGAAGAGCAGGAATCCTCGGGCACAAACAGCGGGGACTACG GCGAGGAGTACCggcccctgctcccctcccggGAGACCTCCCTGCGCATCCTCACCACGGCCCTCAGCCCCTTGGACTACCGCAAGTGGAGGAGGAAGCCCTGGTACTGGCGGGTCTTCAAGGTCTTCAAG GTGCCTGtggagctggtgctgctgctcacTGTTCCCGTCGTGGACCCCGACAAGGATGACCTGAACTGGAAGAGACCCCTCAACTGCCTGCACGTCCTCACCAGCCCCCTGCTCTGCGTCCTCACCCTGAAGTCGGGCGCCT ATGGGCTGTACCAGATCCAGGGCATCTTCCCAGTCTGGGGACTGGTCACACTGGTTGGCTCTGCCCTGGCCATCATCACCTTCATCACCACAAGCAACGAGGAGCCGCCCAAGTACCACTGC GTATTTGCCTTCCTCGGGTTTTTGGCCAGTGCTATGTGGATCAACGCCGCGGCCACGGAGCTGGTGAACATCCTCCGGACCCTGGGCATCATCTTCCAGCTGAGCAACACCGTGCTGGGCTTGACGCTGCTGGCCTGGGGCAACAGCATCGGCG aCACCTTCTCTGACCTCACCATGGCACGGCAGGGCTATCCCCGCATGGCCTTCTCCGCCTGCTTCGGGGGCATCATCTTCA ACATCCTGGTTGGCGTGGGACTCGGCTGCCTGCTGCAGAtgagcagcagccagctggtgGTGAAG CTGGAGCCCGACAGCCTCCTGGTCTGGATCCTCGCCGGGGCCCTGGGGCTGAGCTTGGTCTTCTCCTTCGTGTCGGTGCCAGCGCAGTGCTTCCAGCTGGACAAGGCGTACGGCGTCTGCCTCATCCTCTACTACCTGGCCTTCCTCTGCGTGGCCCTGCTGACCGAGTTCAGGGTGATCCATCTCTCCGCCATCTga